One Azospirillum brasilense DNA window includes the following coding sequences:
- a CDS encoding HlyD family secretion protein codes for MKAVRKIVLSGVAVAALAGGGYAGWEWWTEGRFFESTDNAYVHSDITVVSPKVSAYVRDVRVAENQQVAAGDVLAVLDDQDFRAKVAEAEANVAAQKAALGTLDSKLQLQKAIIDQAAASVASAEAEQRRAQQDFDRTRALASDSWASRQKFETADADLRKATAETARSRAALVAEQDQVGVLNASRSETDARLRQAEAALQTARNDLNNTVIRAPVDGVVGNRGVQVGQYARPGVQLLSLVPLPDVYVVANFKETQLARMRPGQPVTVEVDAYPDKHLLGRVESFAPASGSQFSLLPPENATGNFTKIVQRVPVRIALPRDSVLSGLLRPGLSVVAEVDTRGAEEQPHDRGTVMGALVPGRTVASK; via the coding sequence ATGAAGGCCGTGCGGAAGATCGTTCTGTCGGGTGTTGCGGTGGCGGCGCTGGCCGGTGGCGGCTACGCCGGCTGGGAGTGGTGGACCGAAGGTCGCTTCTTCGAATCGACCGACAACGCCTATGTCCACAGCGACATCACGGTGGTGAGCCCTAAGGTGTCCGCTTATGTGCGCGACGTCCGGGTGGCGGAGAACCAGCAGGTCGCCGCGGGCGATGTCCTGGCGGTTCTGGACGACCAGGACTTCCGCGCCAAGGTCGCGGAGGCCGAGGCCAACGTCGCCGCGCAGAAGGCGGCGCTTGGCACCCTCGACAGCAAGCTGCAGCTCCAGAAGGCGATCATCGATCAGGCCGCCGCCTCGGTCGCCAGCGCCGAGGCCGAGCAGCGCCGCGCCCAGCAGGATTTCGACCGCACCCGCGCCCTGGCCAGCGACAGCTGGGCCAGCCGCCAGAAGTTCGAGACGGCGGACGCTGACCTGCGCAAGGCGACGGCGGAGACCGCCCGCAGCCGCGCCGCTCTGGTCGCGGAACAGGATCAGGTCGGCGTGCTGAACGCCAGCCGCAGCGAGACCGACGCCCGTCTGCGTCAGGCGGAGGCCGCCCTGCAGACCGCGCGCAACGATCTGAACAACACGGTCATCCGCGCCCCGGTGGACGGGGTGGTCGGCAACCGCGGCGTCCAGGTCGGCCAGTACGCGCGTCCGGGCGTGCAGCTTCTCTCGCTGGTGCCGCTGCCCGACGTCTATGTGGTCGCCAATTTCAAGGAGACGCAGCTCGCCCGCATGCGCCCCGGCCAGCCGGTGACGGTGGAGGTGGATGCCTATCCGGACAAGCATCTGCTCGGCCGGGTGGAGAGCTTCGCCCCGGCGTCGGGCTCGCAGTTCAGCCTGCTGCCGCCGGAGAACGCGACCGGCAACTTCACCAAGATCGTCCAGCGCGTGCCCGTGCGCATCGCCCTGCCGCGCGACAGCGTGCTGTCCGGCCTGCTGCGTCCCGGCCTGTCGGTGGTCGCCGAGGTGGACACCCGCGGCGCCGAGGAGCAGCCGCACGACAGGGG
- a CDS encoding TetR/AcrR family transcriptional regulator: MSTLVAPTPEAGSKPAQILEAAGKLFLDHGYGAVSMDAIAKTANVSKATLYAHFGSKDELFRVMVARECKGQAMAAVCEEARALDMADGLRLIARHFVTLILSPQALAGYRVVVGEAHRFPELASAFYEAGPARTMEHISAFMTDLDRRGLLRIPDPQLAAEQFVGLVKSHTHLRFMLCLSERPTEEQLTRIVDGAVSLIIRGYAP, translated from the coding sequence ATGAGCACGCTGGTCGCCCCCACCCCGGAGGCAGGATCGAAGCCCGCGCAGATCCTGGAGGCCGCCGGAAAGCTGTTCCTGGACCATGGCTACGGCGCCGTCAGCATGGACGCCATCGCCAAGACGGCCAACGTGTCCAAGGCGACGCTCTACGCCCATTTCGGCAGCAAGGACGAGCTGTTCCGCGTCATGGTCGCCCGCGAATGCAAGGGGCAGGCGATGGCCGCCGTCTGCGAGGAGGCGCGCGCGCTCGACATGGCCGACGGGCTGCGCCTGATCGCCCGCCATTTCGTCACGCTGATCCTGTCGCCGCAGGCGCTGGCCGGCTACCGCGTGGTGGTCGGCGAGGCCCACCGCTTCCCCGAGCTGGCGAGCGCCTTCTACGAGGCCGGCCCGGCCCGCACCATGGAGCACATCAGCGCCTTCATGACCGACCTTGACCGCCGCGGCCTGCTGCGCATCCCCGACCCGCAGCTTGCGGCGGAGCAGTTCGTCGGACTCGTCAAGTCGCACACGCATCTGCGCTTCATGCTGTGCCTGTCGGAACGCCCGACGGAGGAGCAGCTGACCCGGATCGTCGACGGCGCGGTCTCCCTGATCATCCGGGGCTACGCGCCATAA
- the ftsE gene encoding cell division ATP-binding protein FtsE, with product MIRFENVGLRYGTGPEVLRDISFTLPPGSFHFMTGASGAGKSSLLKLMYLALRPSRGLVTLFGKDMARVKRTDLPALRRQIGVVFQDFALLDHLSALDNVALPLRMGGARESDVVEHCTEILRWVGLGNHLNSLPSTLSGGQQQRVAIARAVINRPRLLLADEPTGNVDDGIGMRLLYLFEELHKLGTTVVIASHNEALIRRFEHPRLMLENGRLHVLPAHASRWA from the coding sequence GTGATCCGTTTCGAGAATGTGGGACTGCGCTATGGCACCGGACCGGAGGTGCTGCGCGACATCAGCTTCACCCTGCCGCCCGGCTCGTTCCACTTCATGACGGGGGCGAGCGGGGCCGGCAAGTCGTCGCTGCTGAAGCTGATGTATCTGGCGCTCCGCCCGTCGCGCGGGCTGGTCACCCTGTTCGGCAAGGACATGGCGCGGGTCAAGCGCACCGACCTGCCGGCGCTGCGCCGTCAGATCGGCGTGGTGTTCCAGGACTTCGCCCTGCTCGACCATCTCTCGGCGCTCGACAACGTGGCGCTGCCGCTGCGCATGGGCGGCGCGCGAGAGTCCGACGTGGTGGAGCACTGCACGGAAATCCTGCGCTGGGTGGGGCTGGGCAACCATCTGAACTCCCTGCCCTCCACCCTGTCGGGCGGGCAGCAGCAGCGCGTCGCCATCGCCCGCGCGGTCATCAACCGCCCGCGCCTGCTGCTGGCCGACGAGCCAACCGGCAACGTCGACGACGGCATCGGCATGCGCCTGCTCTACCTGTTCGAGGAGCTTCACAAGCTGGGCACCACCGTGGTCATCGCCTCGCACAACGAGGCGCTGATCCGCCGCTTCGAGCACCCGCGCCTGATGCTGGAGAACGGGCGCCTGCACGTCCTGCCGGCACATGCCTCGCGCTGGGCGTGA
- a CDS encoding cell division protein FtsX: MALPPLTRRNSDLPLAKDPTSRFLMWLTALMVYLAALALAGALLVSDMTRRWDSGLAGGLTVQIMPLPDSAQAAPLEERTEAALTVLRATPGIATASLLSSGDVGRLLEPWLGKEAADPLLPMPRLIDVMTNGPVDTAALSARLTSAAPGATLDDHAVWLADLRRFAGAMHLAALGIVALIGGAGVMAVIFAVRSGLAIHRHVVELLHLMGATDRYVARQFESHVIGLTLRGGLTGLLLAAGTLGGIGHAAAGLHASLLPDLATSPWWAVAALAAVPLAACLLAALTARWTVLRTLESMP; the protein is encoded by the coding sequence ATGGCCCTGCCGCCGCTGACCCGCCGAAACTCCGACCTGCCGCTGGCTAAGGACCCGACCTCGCGCTTCCTGATGTGGCTGACTGCGCTGATGGTCTATCTGGCGGCGCTGGCGCTGGCCGGGGCGCTGCTCGTCTCCGACATGACCCGGCGCTGGGACAGCGGTCTGGCCGGCGGGCTGACGGTGCAGATCATGCCGCTGCCCGACAGCGCCCAGGCCGCCCCGCTGGAGGAGCGGACGGAGGCCGCGCTGACCGTCCTGCGCGCCACCCCCGGCATCGCCACCGCCAGCCTCCTGTCCAGCGGCGACGTCGGCCGGCTTCTGGAGCCGTGGCTGGGCAAGGAGGCCGCCGATCCGCTGCTGCCGATGCCGCGGCTGATCGACGTGATGACCAACGGGCCGGTGGACACGGCGGCGCTGTCCGCGCGCCTGACCTCCGCCGCCCCCGGCGCCACGCTGGACGACCATGCGGTGTGGCTGGCCGACCTGCGCCGCTTCGCCGGGGCGATGCATCTGGCGGCGCTGGGCATCGTGGCGCTGATCGGCGGGGCGGGCGTGATGGCGGTGATCTTCGCCGTGCGCTCCGGCCTCGCCATTCACCGCCATGTGGTGGAGCTGCTGCACCTGATGGGGGCAACCGACCGCTACGTGGCGCGGCAGTTCGAATCGCACGTCATCGGCCTGACCCTGCGCGGCGGGCTGACCGGGCTGCTGCTGGCCGCCGGCACGCTGGGCGGGATCGGCCACGCCGCCGCCGGGCTTCACGCCAGCCTGCTGCCCGACCTCGCCACCTCGCCCTGGTGGGCCGTCGCCGCGCTGGCCGCCGTGCCGCTGGCCGCCTGCCTGCTGGCCGCGCTGACCGCGCGCTGGACGGTGCTGCGCACGCTGGAGTCGATGCCGTGA
- a CDS encoding YdcF family protein translates to MAHSRRARVLRALRRLLLLAMLGGLAWLGGLFWFAASIPRSPPQPGSAEATRNTDAIVVLTGGSGRLSTGLELLADGRAHRLFVSGVYEGLEVQELLKRSRQFPGEMECCITLGYSADSTIGNAYETADWLREQGFTSMRLVTANYHMMRSLLEFRMVIPQVEVVPHPVASPNVHLNDWWLWPGTANLLMTEYNKYIVTRLRYTLEKLIES, encoded by the coding sequence ATGGCCCACTCGCGGCGCGCCCGGGTCCTGCGGGCTTTGCGACGGCTGCTGCTGCTGGCAATGCTGGGCGGGCTGGCGTGGCTCGGCGGGCTGTTCTGGTTTGCCGCGTCGATCCCCCGCAGCCCGCCGCAACCCGGCAGCGCCGAGGCCACCCGCAACACCGACGCCATCGTGGTGCTGACCGGCGGCAGCGGCCGGCTGAGCACCGGGCTTGAACTGCTGGCCGACGGGCGGGCGCACCGGCTGTTCGTCTCCGGCGTCTACGAGGGGCTGGAGGTGCAGGAGTTGCTGAAGCGCTCCCGCCAGTTCCCCGGCGAGATGGAATGCTGCATCACGCTCGGCTATTCGGCGGACAGCACGATCGGCAACGCCTACGAGACGGCGGACTGGCTGCGCGAGCAGGGCTTCACCTCAATGCGGCTGGTCACCGCCAACTACCACATGATGCGCAGCCTGTTGGAGTTCCGCATGGTGATCCCGCAGGTCGAGGTGGTGCCCCACCCCGTCGCCTCCCCCAACGTGCATCTCAACGACTGGTGGCTGTGGCCGGGCACGGCGAATCTGCTGATGACCGAGTACAACAAGTACATTGTGACGCGCCTTCGCTACACGCTTGAGAAGCTGATCGAATCCTGA
- a CDS encoding lysophospholipid acyltransferase family protein: MIFLRSLAFNVAFYVWTAVICVGILWSLLLPRRSMIRVITWYFGTVSWLERTLAGIRYEVRGREHVPKSGSFLLAAKHQSAWETMKLHFLVNDPAIILKRELLWIPIWGWYAAKSRMIAVDRGAKGRAVASMVRNARPVRDEGRPIVIFPQGTRVAVGAYRPYRIGVGVLYDHLDIPIVPMALNAGLYWARNSFIKRPGTITVEFLPPIPPGLGRAKAMQELEERLEAATDRLVVAAGGPATVRPKAAEPATAAVSETAS, encoded by the coding sequence ATGATCTTCCTGCGTTCCCTCGCCTTCAACGTCGCCTTCTATGTGTGGACGGCGGTCATCTGCGTCGGCATCCTGTGGTCGCTGCTGCTGCCGCGACGCAGCATGATCCGCGTGATCACGTGGTATTTCGGCACCGTCTCGTGGCTGGAGCGCACGCTCGCCGGCATCCGATACGAGGTGCGCGGGCGCGAGCACGTTCCCAAAAGCGGGTCGTTCCTCCTGGCCGCCAAGCACCAATCGGCCTGGGAGACGATGAAGCTGCACTTCCTCGTCAACGACCCGGCGATCATCCTGAAGCGCGAGCTTCTGTGGATTCCCATCTGGGGCTGGTACGCCGCCAAATCCCGGATGATCGCCGTTGACCGCGGCGCCAAGGGGCGCGCCGTCGCCTCCATGGTCCGGAACGCCCGCCCGGTGCGGGACGAGGGGCGTCCCATCGTGATCTTCCCGCAGGGGACGCGGGTCGCCGTCGGCGCCTACCGCCCCTACCGGATCGGCGTCGGCGTGCTCTACGACCATCTCGACATCCCCATCGTGCCGATGGCTCTGAACGCCGGCCTCTACTGGGCGCGCAACAGCTTCATCAAGCGGCCGGGCACCATCACCGTGGAATTCCTGCCCCCCATCCCGCCGGGCCTGGGCCGCGCCAAGGCCATGCAGGAGTTGGAGGAGCGGCTGGAGGCGGCCACCGACCGGCTGGTCGTCGCCGCGGGCGGTCCGGCGACCGTGCGGCCGAAGGCGGCGGAACCGGCCACCGCTGCGGTGAGCGAAACCGCGTCCTGA
- a CDS encoding alpha/beta hydrolase family protein, with the protein MRRGAAFAILAGPVLAMSMVAATDAHAQSQPSAERFSNAAVTGGVTITRKACAALEAQETAAWVEVDGRGECLRYYAAGLRPDPGPNPIAAAWMHGDIMGTKPTSVGHQEGLGVAAMIDQERALAERFGIPFLFLARPGAYGSSGRFWTTRHTPREAVLMNALLDVLKARYGVTEWALGGHSAGGTLTAEFLARRHDLRCAVISSGAPAYRAYLEARGLQKVLARPQGWFDPADSLDRIPQDPKRRVFVIGDPRETNIPFHTQRGYSNALVERGHAAWLVPLERAPAPRHHSLVDFGETALGLCGSGADTGRILATLKAMPDQRDRISN; encoded by the coding sequence ATGCGCCGGGGCGCGGCCTTCGCCATCCTCGCCGGTCCTGTGCTGGCAATGTCGATGGTGGCGGCAACGGACGCCCACGCCCAGTCGCAGCCGAGCGCGGAACGCTTTTCCAACGCCGCGGTGACCGGGGGCGTCACCATCACCCGAAAGGCCTGCGCCGCGCTGGAGGCCCAGGAAACCGCCGCCTGGGTCGAGGTGGACGGGCGCGGGGAGTGCCTGCGCTACTACGCGGCGGGCCTGCGCCCCGACCCCGGCCCCAACCCCATCGCCGCGGCCTGGATGCACGGCGACATCATGGGGACCAAGCCGACCTCCGTCGGCCACCAGGAGGGGCTGGGTGTCGCCGCCATGATCGACCAGGAACGGGCCTTGGCGGAGCGGTTCGGCATCCCTTTCCTGTTCCTCGCCCGGCCCGGCGCCTATGGCAGTTCCGGCCGTTTCTGGACGACGCGCCACACGCCGCGCGAGGCGGTCCTGATGAACGCGCTGCTCGACGTCCTGAAGGCCCGCTACGGCGTGACGGAATGGGCCCTGGGCGGCCACAGCGCCGGCGGCACGCTGACCGCGGAGTTCCTGGCCCGCCGCCACGACCTGCGCTGCGCGGTCATCTCCTCCGGCGCGCCGGCCTACCGAGCCTATCTGGAGGCGCGCGGACTCCAGAAGGTGCTGGCCCGCCCGCAGGGCTGGTTCGACCCCGCCGACTCGCTCGACCGCATCCCGCAAGATCCCAAACGCCGCGTCTTCGTCATCGGCGACCCGCGCGAGACCAACATCCCGTTCCACACCCAGCGCGGCTATTCCAACGCCCTGGTGGAGCGCGGCCACGCGGCGTGGCTGGTGCCGCTGGAGCGGGCGCCAGCCCCGCGTCACCACAGCCTCGTGGACTTCGGCGAAACCGCTCTCGGCCTGTGCGGGTCCGGCGCCGACACTGGGCGGATCCTGGCGACGCTCAAGGCCATGCCGGACCAGCGGGACCGCATCAGCAACTGA
- a CDS encoding adenosylcobalamin-dependent ribonucleoside-diphosphate reductase — protein sequence MTGIATISQRIWDMKYRFKSAAGDPIDQTIADTWRRVATALAAPEPDPAVWAPRFERALSRFEFLPAGRILAGAGTGRTVTLFNCFVMGRIEDDLGAIFAHLREAALTMQQGGGIGYDFSTLRPKGALVKGVGADASGPLSFMDVWDSMCRTIMSAGARRGAMMATLRCDHPDIEDFIDAKREPGRLRMFNLSVLVTDAFMDAVRKDRPWPLVFDGQVHREVRARGLWDRIMQATYAYAEPGVIFIDRVNGQNNLNYCESISATNPCGEQPLPPYGACLLGSINLAALVIDPFEETARLDTDRLKELTALAVRMMDNVVDASRFPLEPQAREAHAKRRIGLGVTGLADALILCRTRYGGEAAVALTESWLRTIRNEAYRASALLAAEKGAFPLFDRDAYMAAPMVRGLDEDVRGLIAEHGIRNALLTSIAPTGTISLFADNVSSGIEPVFSYSYERTVLMPDGTRRTEEVSDHAYRLFRARFGDEAPLPDWFVDAQSLTPAEHVVMQAAAQRHVDSSISKTINCPEDLPFDAFKDVYWQAYELGCKGCTTYRPNAVTGSVLSVKKEGATPSPTQAPDPAAASGVMASSKPPDRPETLPGETYKVRWPDSDHAMYITINDIVENGRRRPFEVFINSKNMEHYAWTVALTRMISAVFRRGGEVGFVVEELKAVFDPRGGAWMQGRYVPSLLAAIGDVIERHLKAIGMLPDDRPADGTPTAPPSADAAPGAAPVVIGTEPANLRQCPKCGQPGLIRQEGCDSCLNCGYSKCA from the coding sequence ATGACGGGGATCGCCACCATTTCCCAGCGGATCTGGGACATGAAGTACCGCTTCAAGTCCGCCGCGGGCGACCCCATCGACCAGACCATCGCCGACACCTGGCGCCGCGTCGCCACGGCGCTCGCCGCGCCCGAGCCCGATCCGGCGGTGTGGGCGCCGCGATTCGAACGGGCGCTGTCCCGTTTCGAGTTCCTTCCCGCCGGGCGCATCCTGGCCGGGGCCGGCACCGGGCGGACGGTGACGCTGTTCAACTGCTTCGTCATGGGACGGATCGAGGACGACCTCGGCGCCATCTTCGCCCATCTGCGCGAAGCGGCGCTGACCATGCAGCAGGGCGGCGGCATCGGCTACGACTTCTCCACCCTGCGGCCCAAGGGTGCCCTCGTGAAGGGGGTGGGCGCCGACGCCTCCGGCCCGCTGTCCTTCATGGACGTGTGGGACAGCATGTGCCGCACCATCATGTCGGCGGGCGCCCGGCGCGGCGCGATGATGGCGACCCTGCGCTGCGACCACCCCGACATCGAGGATTTCATCGACGCCAAGCGCGAGCCCGGCCGGCTGCGCATGTTCAACCTGTCGGTCCTGGTCACCGACGCCTTCATGGACGCCGTGCGCAAGGACCGGCCCTGGCCGCTGGTCTTCGACGGGCAGGTTCACCGCGAGGTGCGGGCCCGCGGCCTGTGGGACCGCATCATGCAGGCCACCTACGCCTATGCGGAGCCGGGCGTCATCTTCATCGACCGGGTGAACGGGCAGAACAACCTGAATTATTGCGAATCCATCTCCGCCACCAACCCATGCGGGGAGCAGCCGCTGCCCCCCTACGGGGCCTGCCTGCTCGGCTCGATCAACCTCGCCGCCCTGGTGATCGACCCGTTCGAGGAGACGGCCCGGCTCGACACCGACCGGCTGAAGGAGCTGACGGCGCTCGCCGTGCGGATGATGGACAATGTGGTCGACGCATCGCGCTTCCCGTTGGAGCCGCAGGCGCGGGAGGCCCACGCCAAACGCCGCATCGGGCTGGGCGTCACCGGGCTGGCCGACGCGCTGATCCTCTGCCGCACGCGCTACGGCGGCGAGGCGGCGGTCGCGCTGACGGAGTCCTGGCTGAGGACCATCCGCAACGAGGCCTACCGCGCCTCCGCCCTGCTCGCCGCGGAGAAGGGCGCGTTTCCGCTCTTCGATCGCGACGCCTATATGGCTGCCCCGATGGTGCGCGGGCTGGACGAGGATGTGCGCGGCCTGATCGCGGAACATGGCATCCGCAACGCGCTTCTGACCTCAATCGCGCCAACCGGGACGATCTCACTGTTCGCCGACAACGTATCGTCGGGGATCGAGCCCGTCTTCTCCTACAGCTACGAGCGCACCGTCCTGATGCCCGACGGCACCCGCCGGACGGAGGAGGTGAGCGACCACGCCTACCGCCTGTTCCGCGCGCGGTTCGGGGACGAGGCCCCCCTGCCCGACTGGTTCGTGGACGCACAGTCGCTGACCCCGGCGGAGCATGTGGTGATGCAGGCGGCCGCCCAGCGCCATGTGGACAGCTCCATCTCCAAGACCATCAACTGCCCGGAGGACCTGCCCTTCGACGCCTTCAAGGACGTCTATTGGCAAGCCTACGAGCTGGGTTGCAAGGGCTGCACAACCTACCGCCCGAACGCGGTCACCGGCTCCGTCCTGTCGGTGAAGAAGGAGGGCGCGACCCCGTCCCCAACCCAGGCCCCCGACCCCGCCGCGGCCTCGGGCGTCATGGCGTCGTCCAAGCCACCCGACCGTCCGGAGACCCTGCCAGGCGAGACTTACAAGGTGCGCTGGCCGGACAGCGACCACGCCATGTACATCACCATCAATGACATCGTGGAGAACGGACGGCGCCGGCCTTTCGAGGTCTTCATCAACTCCAAGAACATGGAGCATTACGCCTGGACCGTGGCGCTGACGCGGATGATCTCCGCGGTGTTCCGCCGCGGCGGCGAAGTCGGCTTCGTGGTGGAGGAGTTGAAAGCGGTCTTCGACCCGCGCGGCGGCGCCTGGATGCAGGGCCGCTACGTCCCGTCCCTTCTGGCGGCCATCGGTGACGTGATCGAACGGCACCTCAAGGCCATCGGCATGCTGCCGGACGACAGGCCCGCCGACGGGACGCCGACCGCTCCGCCGTCCGCCGATGCCGCCCCCGGTGCCGCACCGGTGGTCATCGGAACCGAGCCGGCCAATCTCCGGCAATGCCCGAAATGCGGCCAGCCCGGCCTGATCCGGCAGGAAGGCTGCGACAGCTGCCTGAACTGCGGCTATTCCAAATGCGCCTGA